The proteins below are encoded in one region of Streptomyces sp. NBC_00490:
- a CDS encoding sigma-70 family RNA polymerase sigma factor has protein sequence MSVPLHPSIAPDGLEPDLVARARVGDREAFAALYHEHFGLVYSFLLVRTRNRHLAEDLTQEVFTRALRHIDAYTWQGRAFAAWLTTIARNLFLDELGHGRTRLETPVAELKDVGDSGRGAESLALRELEAVEAHETVRTALHTLNPHQRHCVELRFLDELTAQETALAMGRSVGAVKTLTYRAVRKLRWTIGTVPA, from the coding sequence GTGTCCGTACCGCTCCATCCATCGATCGCCCCGGACGGCCTGGAGCCCGACCTGGTCGCCCGCGCCCGCGTCGGCGACAGGGAGGCGTTCGCCGCGCTGTACCACGAGCACTTCGGCCTCGTGTACAGCTTCCTGCTCGTCCGCACCCGCAACAGACACCTGGCCGAGGACCTCACGCAGGAGGTGTTCACCCGCGCGTTGCGCCATATCGACGCGTACACCTGGCAGGGCAGAGCCTTCGCCGCCTGGCTCACCACCATCGCGCGCAACCTCTTCCTCGACGAACTCGGCCACGGCCGCACCCGCTTGGAGACGCCGGTCGCCGAACTCAAGGACGTCGGGGACTCCGGACGGGGCGCCGAGTCGCTGGCCTTGCGCGAACTGGAGGCCGTCGAGGCCCACGAGACCGTCCGCACCGCCCTGCACACCCTCAATCCCCATCAGCGGCACTGTGTGGAGCTCCGTTTCCTCGACGAACTGACGGCGCAGGAGACGGCTCTGGCGATGGGCAGGAGCGTCGGCGCCGTCAAGACGCTCACCTACCGGGCGGTGCGGAAGCTGCGCTGGACCATCGGGACGGTGCCGGCGTGA
- a CDS encoding WhiB family transcriptional regulator, with translation MNRSLPVRGTGAREDRGTAPEGSRAWEAGAACLHQDADIWFSRRSWTRAREICAACPVLDDCRAAVLRREKGLPKGRRDGVIAGLTGPQRHDLERLEDRRARTQPPPRPQPGAAPRRRPAPCGTRAAYQRHLRRGEPVDEACRDANARDVGRYRRTGSTRSRADGIRPAVARS, from the coding sequence GTGAACCGGTCCCTGCCCGTCCGTGGGACCGGAGCCCGGGAGGACCGGGGTACCGCGCCGGAGGGCTCGCGTGCCTGGGAGGCCGGCGCCGCCTGTCTGCACCAGGACGCGGACATCTGGTTCTCCCGCAGGTCCTGGACCAGGGCCCGGGAGATATGCGCGGCATGTCCGGTGCTCGACGACTGCCGGGCCGCGGTGCTGCGCCGCGAGAAGGGGCTTCCCAAGGGCCGCCGCGACGGCGTCATCGCCGGACTGACGGGCCCCCAGCGCCACGATCTGGAGCGCCTGGAGGACCGCCGCGCGCGGACCCAGCCCCCGCCGCGGCCTCAGCCGGGCGCCGCGCCGCGCAGGCGACCCGCCCCTTGTGGCACCCGGGCGGCCTACCAGCGTCACCTGCGCCGGGGCGAACCCGTCGACGAGGCGTGCCGAGACGCCAACGCGCGCGACGTCGGCCGCTACCGCCGTACCGGCTCCACCCGGAGCCGAGCCGACGGCATACGGCCCGCCGTGGCCCGGTCCTGA
- the rimP gene encoding ribosome maturation factor RimP, with translation MSTTQSERLRELLEPLVSSQGLDLEEISVDSVGRKRLLSVVVDSDTGADLDQIADVSRALSAKLDETNAMGEGEYTLEVGTPGAERPLTEHRHYVRAVGRLVKFQLTEGGEVVARILEVDDEGLDVEVPGVKGRKATSRRLAFSDIDRARVQVEFNRKDKKEEEA, from the coding sequence ATGAGCACCACCCAGAGCGAGAGGCTGCGAGAGCTCCTGGAACCGCTCGTCAGCTCCCAGGGTCTGGATCTGGAAGAGATCTCAGTGGACTCCGTAGGACGGAAGCGGTTGCTCAGCGTCGTCGTGGACTCCGACACCGGGGCGGACCTGGACCAGATCGCCGATGTGAGCCGCGCGCTCTCGGCGAAGCTCGACGAGACGAACGCGATGGGTGAGGGCGAGTACACCCTCGAGGTCGGCACCCCGGGCGCGGAGCGCCCCCTCACGGAGCACCGGCACTATGTGCGGGCCGTGGGCCGGCTGGTGAAGTTCCAGCTGACCGAGGGCGGCGAAGTGGTCGCGCGGATCCTCGAGGTCGACGACGAGGGTCTGGACGTCGAGGTGCCCGGGGTCAAGGGCCGCAAGGCCACCAGCCGCAGACTCGCCTTCTCCGACATCGACAGGGCGCGCGTGCAGGTCGAGTTCAACCGCAAGGACAAGAAGGAAGAGGAGGCGTAG
- a CDS encoding helix-turn-helix domain-containing protein: protein MTNEQSRPEDPNPGHDPARRDEDLAALLEKLLARAPGKTQKDLASEAGISYPTLNAWMNRTRGTSRIDPEKLRAMVEVFRRWGVRTTPKEFFEAVGRPVPGPSGDEREARLLKLYRQLPESRQRALLKDAEAMLQVTRIS, encoded by the coding sequence GTGACGAACGAGCAGAGCCGCCCGGAAGACCCCAACCCCGGCCACGATCCGGCGCGCCGGGACGAGGACCTCGCGGCGCTGCTCGAAAAGCTCCTGGCGCGGGCCCCGGGAAAGACGCAGAAGGATCTGGCGTCGGAGGCCGGCATCTCGTACCCGACGCTGAACGCCTGGATGAACCGGACGCGCGGCACCTCGCGCATCGACCCGGAGAAACTGCGGGCCATGGTGGAGGTGTTCCGGCGCTGGGGCGTGCGAACAACGCCGAAGGAGTTCTTCGAGGCGGTCGGCCGCCCTGTGCCCGGCCCCAGTGGGGACGAGCGTGAGGCGCGGCTCCTGAAGCTGTACCGGCAACTGCCGGAGTCACGTCAACGCGCACTGCTCAAGGACGCCGAGGCAATGCTCCAGGTCACCCGTATTTCGTGA
- a CDS encoding BN159_2729 family protein, producing the protein MNSNLPHAAGVVRTVLVSVRAEQAAAVAHALDSARLLVDPERSFGVVLHRTPDRHGAGAPQPVTELERQALAWDHSCARAREVARAVERELAGHPGPYDVRVDGDRVRVLLRVDDPAHWVRWRVHFGITAVGERPEPRTVTGEGERDGVRVTVVAHGMGTAPPSPRTGRERCLFHLDGTTYDLTLPQRDAQGDVWYFQGSRTRDGMPLMSLDGRPERCTLANVAAYLGPLTPLPPVMPGTAPTVDLARARARRPAHAGSRARNPVGERTGRRARAVRPTAGAAGTVRIVEPRPTGPATLPPTAAHARGETGGDGSAVRLRPLRQSPPAVSGPDGPTR; encoded by the coding sequence GTGAACAGCAACCTTCCGCACGCGGCCGGGGTCGTCCGCACGGTGCTGGTGTCCGTCCGGGCGGAACAGGCGGCGGCCGTCGCGCACGCGCTGGACTCGGCCCGGCTCCTCGTCGATCCCGAAAGGTCCTTCGGCGTGGTGCTGCACCGGACGCCGGACAGGCACGGGGCCGGCGCCCCGCAACCCGTCACGGAACTGGAGCGGCAGGCTCTGGCCTGGGACCACTCCTGCGCGCGGGCCCGGGAGGTGGCGCGCGCCGTCGAACGTGAACTGGCCGGGCACCCTGGTCCGTACGACGTCCGGGTGGACGGTGACCGGGTGCGGGTGCTGCTCCGGGTCGACGATCCGGCTCACTGGGTCCGCTGGCGGGTCCACTTCGGTATCACGGCCGTCGGCGAGCGGCCCGAGCCCCGCACGGTGACCGGAGAGGGGGAACGTGACGGCGTGCGCGTGACCGTGGTGGCACACGGCATGGGCACGGCGCCGCCGAGCCCGCGGACCGGCCGGGAAAGGTGCCTGTTCCACCTCGACGGCACCACGTACGACCTGACCCTGCCGCAACGGGACGCGCAGGGGGACGTCTGGTACTTCCAGGGCTCCCGCACCCGGGACGGCATGCCATTGATGTCCCTCGACGGCCGGCCCGAACGATGCACCCTCGCCAACGTGGCGGCCTACCTGGGGCCGTTGACACCCCTCCCGCCCGTGATGCCGGGCACCGCCCCGACCGTGGACCTGGCCCGCGCCCGGGCCAGGCGGCCGGCACACGCCGGGTCCCGGGCCCGGAACCCGGTGGGGGAGCGAACCGGGCGCCGGGCCCGGGCGGTGCGGCCGACGGCCGGCGCGGCGGGGACCGTACGGATCGTGGAGCCGAGGCCCACGGGACCCGCGACGCTGCCGCCCACGGCAGCGCACGCTCGGGGAGAAACGGGCGGTGACGGCTCCGCGGTACGGCTCCGGCCTCTGCGGCAGTCACCGCCCGCGGTGTCCGGGCCGGACGGGCCGACCCGGTGA
- a CDS encoding ferritin-like domain-containing protein — protein MSDERDKRELAALQAALAAEHAAVYGYGVVGGRIREGRRTEAKSAYDAHRARRDALAREVRDLGGTPAAAAAGYALPFPVPDSDAAVRLAAELEDRVAGVYSDLVRATVDGRRSMAAEALREAAVRAVRWRGESVAFPGLAERAATASAPPASATPTA, from the coding sequence GTGAGCGACGAGCGGGACAAGCGTGAGCTGGCCGCGCTCCAGGCGGCGCTGGCGGCCGAACATGCCGCCGTGTACGGGTACGGGGTCGTCGGCGGGCGGATCCGTGAGGGGCGGCGTACCGAGGCGAAGTCGGCGTACGACGCCCATCGCGCCCGGCGCGACGCGCTCGCCCGTGAGGTGCGGGACCTCGGCGGCACCCCGGCGGCAGCCGCGGCGGGTTACGCGCTGCCGTTCCCGGTGCCGGACTCGGACGCGGCCGTACGGCTGGCCGCCGAGCTGGAGGACCGGGTCGCCGGGGTGTACTCCGACCTGGTGCGGGCAACCGTGGACGGGCGGCGCTCCATGGCCGCCGAGGCGCTGCGGGAGGCGGCGGTGCGGGCGGTGCGCTGGCGCGGGGAGAGCGTAGCCTTCCCTGGTCTCGCCGAACGGGCGGCGACCGCGTCGGCCCCACCGGCTTCGGCGACACCCACGGCGTAA
- a CDS encoding aminoglycoside phosphotransferase family protein — MAFEPPQRLVRALGETAPGDGWLEKLPEVARQAVALRESTVERVQVPGGRSSLVVLVRRSDGTPAVLKLAPPRSRPEAERAALAHWGGRGAVQLLDEPVTEGVLLLERLHPDVSVRSLPEAKALLEAAGTLRRLWVEPPGDQVFETVAERTGRQAEAMRAGAGADVADLVSAALTAREELLVAPPESRLLHGTFRQSKVLAAERSPWLAVGPDPVVGECAFDLARLVRDRVEDLIAQPSGAAITRRRIKRLAESLDVDQERLRGWTLFRAVESGVRARRVGRLQDAELLLEFAAWLHG, encoded by the coding sequence ATGGCTTTCGAACCGCCACAGCGTCTGGTGAGGGCGCTCGGTGAGACGGCACCCGGAGACGGCTGGCTGGAGAAGCTGCCCGAGGTGGCTCGGCAGGCCGTCGCGCTACGCGAGTCGACCGTGGAACGGGTGCAGGTGCCGGGCGGCCGCAGCAGCCTCGTCGTCCTGGTCCGGCGGTCCGACGGCACCCCCGCCGTGCTCAAGCTGGCCCCGCCCCGGTCCCGGCCGGAGGCCGAGCGGGCGGCACTGGCGCACTGGGGCGGGCGCGGTGCGGTGCAGTTGCTCGACGAGCCGGTGACCGAGGGGGTGCTGCTGCTGGAGCGGCTGCACCCCGATGTGTCGGTGCGGTCGTTGCCGGAGGCGAAGGCGCTGCTGGAGGCGGCGGGCACGTTGCGCCGGTTGTGGGTGGAGCCGCCGGGTGACCAGGTCTTCGAGACGGTGGCCGAGCGGACCGGGCGGCAGGCCGAGGCGATGCGGGCGGGCGCGGGCGCGGATGTGGCCGATCTCGTGAGTGCGGCTCTCACCGCCCGTGAGGAGTTGCTGGTGGCTCCGCCGGAGTCGCGGTTGCTGCACGGGACGTTTCGGCAGAGCAAGGTGCTGGCGGCGGAGCGGTCGCCGTGGCTTGCCGTGGGGCCGGATCCGGTGGTCGGGGAGTGTGCGTTCGATCTGGCTCGGCTGGTGCGGGACCGCGTCGAGGACCTGATCGCCCAGCCGTCGGGGGCGGCCATCACCCGGCGGCGGATCAAGCGGCTCGCGGAGTCGTTGGATGTGGATCAGGAGCGGCTGCGGGGGTGGACGCTGTTCCGGGCGGTGGAGTCCGGGGTGCGGGCGCGGCGGGTGGGCCGGCTTCAGGACGCCGAGCTGCTGCTGGAGTTCGCGGCCTGGCTGCACGGGTGA